In the Archaeoglobaceae archaeon genome, TTGTTATCCGCGGGATACGAAATTGAACTATAAACAAAAACCAAGATTCGATGAAGATTCGACCACGCATGGAGAACAGAAAAAATTATATTGCATGCCAAACATTTTTGTTTTAGAGTTGAGCATGAAGCAGGCGAAAAAGTTTAAGGAATACTTTGAGGACATAAGACCTGTAACGGACGAAGAGCTTGAAGAGCTTTTGAATGATCCCCCGGGAAGGGGCGAAAAGAACAAAAAGCTGAAAAAGGCGAAAAAAGAGTTATACAGAGAGCATTAGCTTAGACCTACAAGCTCTTCAAGCGCCTTTTTTTGATCTTTTGCCCTTACAACACCACTTGCAAGTAGCACACCGTCCGCACCAAGTTCAAGAGCTCTGACGTAGTCTTCGTGCTTTGTAATTCCCGCTCCGCAAAGCACTTTAACTTCTTTGCAGATCTTCTTTGCGGAAGCTACAGCCCTTTCAACAACCTCAGGTTCAGCTTTGCTCACCGCTATTCCTGAGCCGATCAGCTCAGGTGGCTCCACAGCAACGAAGTCTGGCTTTAAAGCTGAGACTGCTGCGGTGGTCGCAACATTATTTGTGCAAACTATTGAAGTCATATTGAGCTTTTTGAGCTTTGAAACACAGAAATCAATGTCTGCAAGCTTCAGCCTACGTTCGGAGTGGTTTATTAGGCTTCCCTTCGCCCCATATTCTTTTATCATTTCCGCATTTACCGCTCCAGTGTAGCTTCCGAACTCAACAGCGTCGATGTGCTGCGCGAAAACGTCGATGCAAACACTCTTTGCAATTACTGGCAGATCTAAGTGATTAACCGCAACCGCAATGTATACTCCACTTCTCTCTGCAACCTTCTCAGCTATCTTTGCGAGCTCCAGTGCATTTTTGCCAAATCCTTCCCTATAGGCCTTAAAATTTATGAAGATCATATCAGAAGTCTGTCATGATTCTGAACTGGTCAGTGTCGGGCTTTAAGTGTGCCATGAATCTCCTTACTGCTCCTTCGACATCTCTCGCCTTTGTTATCGCCCTGCCAACAACGACTATGTCCGCTCCCGCGGAGATCACTTCTGCAAGGTTTTCTGGCTTTATACCGCCCGCAACCGCTACAAGAACCTTGAAACTCTTGATCTCTTTTGCAAGAGACCACGGTGGAATGCTTTGCTCGTTATCAATGGCTCTGTGCAATTCCACTACGTCTGGCAAAACTTCCTTTGATATTTGCTCCATTCTTTTCACAGGATCCTCTACATTGAGCATATCTACCACTGCGAGCATTCCAGTCTTCTTTGCCTCATTGATTCCCTTTACAATCGTGCTGATCGGTGCAAGCCCCGAAATCACTACCGCGTTTGCTGTCGCATCAGCAGCCATTCTTGCCTCTAAATTCCCGACATCGAGAGTTTTGAGATCGAGGATGAAGAAAGCATCCGGCTTCACTTCTCTCAGCTTTAGAATAACCTCACTGCCATATTTCTTAACCAAAGGTGTTCCGACTTCGAAGATTATGTGGTCGCTTTCCGGAATTTGAGACAAAATAGAGAGCACTTCCTCCAGATCCGGGATGTCGAGAGCGATCTGCAGATAAGGCGGATCCCAGAGCTTAGTGAGCTTTCTGCCAACAAAAGGATGATAACTGCGATCCTTCTCGTAAAGCATTGTGTTAACATCCGGGAAGTTTTGCATTGCTCTCTTGATCGCGAGCTTTGTCGCTCCGTAATTATAGTAGTAGATTTTGTGTTTGTTCTTTGCAAGCGGATGTATGAAAACGCTGGCAATGATCAAATAATCATCCGCCTTCTCTTTCGGAATATAACCCTCTTCAACTGCATCTGCAACAGCTTTAGCAACTGCCGCCTGAGCTGGCCCGAAAATTAGCTCAGCCTGCTCCATGTTTTTAACCGTAACTTTTGGAACGATCACAGTTGGAGGTTTTGTGATCAAGTTAGGCCTGAGAACTGCAAGAAGTGGTGTGTGCCCGGCAGAAAGCGTTGCAAGAGCATTGGCAAAAGCACTTGCCACAGGACTGTCTTTAGTGCCTATGAGGAGGTCAACGTGAGCGACTTCGTATCCTTCGCCAATTAAAGCTTCGCCGACTCTGAACTCCATATGCCTTGGATTTCTTTTCGGTAATAAACTTTTTGTTCCAAGAGAAATTTGAATGATGGAACAAATCGTCGTTTATTTTATTGGAATCGCGGGATCAGGAAAAAGCTATCTTACAAAGGCTTTTGCAGAGTGGCTTGATTCATTGAAAGCCCAATGTATGCGAATAAACCTTGATCCCGGAGCGGATTACGTGCCATATCCTGCAGACATTGACGTCAGAGAGTGGTTTACTCTTGAGGATATAATGCAAAAATACAATGTAGGCCCAAATGGTGCCCAGATCATCGCTTCAGATCTGCTGGTGACTTTGATAGATGAAATAAAATACGAAATCGACTTATCACAGCCAGATTTCATTCTAATCGATACTCCAGGGCAAATGGAAATCTTTACAGTCCGAGAGAGTAGTAAGCTGATTCTTGAAGCTCTCGGTAGAAATAGAAGTGTCATGGTTTTTTTATTCGATCCAGTAGTTTCAAAAACCCCCTTCGGTTTTCTTTCTCAGCTTTTTATGGCAAATTCTGCGGTATTTAGGCTTGAAATCCCCCAAATACCTGTTTTGTCCAAAGCAGATACCTTGCGAGATGATGAAGTTGAAAGAATAATAAGGTGGAGCTCAGATCTGGATTATCTTTCGAGCTTCATTGAAGCAAAAACGCTTAGCGTGGAGCTTCTAAGAACTCTAAAGGAGTCAGGATTATTCAGACCGCTCGTTGCTGTTTCCGCGGTAAAGGGATATGGGATGGAGGACATCTACGACGGAATTCAGGAGTTATTCTATGGAGGAGAGGATCTTGAGAGGGTTTTATTTTAATCATTTAGTTGTTCTCCCACAAGGTTATCGAAAAACTCCAAAAACTTCTCTTCTGTTCCCTGAGGAATTAAAGCTCCTGCTGCGACACTGTGCCCTCCACCACTTCCGCCAACTCTTTCAGCAGCAATTCTTATAGCTTTTCCAAGGTTCAAACCCTTCTCAACCAGCTTGTAATTTGCTCTCGCAGATACCTTGATTCCTTCCTCATTCTCGGCAAAAGCAACAATAGGCTTCTTTGGATTCTTAACAAGGCTCATTCCAGCAACTATTCCAACGATCGTGTCTCTTATTTCTTTTCCCGCATGGAAGAACTGGATGTTCTTCAGCTCTTTAATTCCAATCTCTTCCACAAGCTTTAGTCCTTCGGAAAGGTTCTTTCTGTGATTCTGAAGCAAAGTCCTTGCCCTGCTAAAAGCCTTTTCATCACCAAAGCAAACCCTCAAGCCCACATCCGCCTCTTCATATCTTGCGGTTGCATTCAAAAGCGTCGAGAACTCCATTGCATCCCTTTTCTCTGAGCCCTCCTCTTCGTGAAGCAAAATGTAGCACTCACCAGCCATACGCTTTATTTCCTCATAGCTAACTCCAAGACTCATGCAGTGTCTAACTAAGGCGGAAACAATCCTTTTTTTATCTTCAAGGCTAAGTTCAATCCATTTTACCCAAGGATCTATGCCCAGTTCTGAAAGAAATCGCACGCAGCTTCCTTCACTTCCACTCAATCCCGGGATCAAAGGATCCGTGTTGTATTCAAGCATCTTTGCTATCGGTCTTGTCTGCTTACCGAAAAATCTAAGATCTCTGCAAATCTCTATGCTTTTACCCACTAACTTTTCAGCAATTTTTCTGTTTAGCCCAACAAGCTTCCCAAACTTTGAGTCCTGAAGATCCCCAACTGAGCCTACAACCGCCAATGCACCAAGCCTTGCAGAAGGTAGCATTCTGCTTGCAACAAGAAAGGTAGCCATTGCTCCGCTCATCTCTATGCTACCGTCCAAGGCAAAGTCGTGTGGATTGAGCTGTCTTTGTGATTTATATTCGGGGATATGATGATCCGTGATTACGAAGTCCAATTCCTTAAGCATGCTCAACTGTCCACTTCCAAGATCTGTAAACCAGACGAATTTTCCTGTATCTGCAATTTTCTCGACTTCTTTTTTATCAAGCTGTTTTAAAAATCTTATTTCAACCTCAATTCCGATCCTCTTTAAAGCTCCCAAAGCTATTGCACCGGCAGTTATTCCATCAGCGTCGATGTGGGTTACGACAAGAACCTCTCTCTGTTTTTTAACGAGCTCTGCAAGCTCTAAAGCCCTTGCGATAAGACTTCCCACGTTTTAAGATTGCAGAGAGAGTTTAAAAAGATTTACTGGAAACAGACCCTCCGACAGTTTTTAGGGTTAGTTTGTGTCTAAAAAGTTATAAGACAAGAAATTAATTCAGCATTCGTAAGCTTCTCCGGGCTTCAGCACAACGACCTTGCAGAATTTCTCTGCAAGCCTCTTGAACTCCATTGGATCGGTGTCGATCAGCGGAAAAGTGCCGTAATGCATTGGAATTGCCACTTTAGGCTTTACAAGCTCAACCGCCTTTACCGCTTCCTTAATACCCATTGTATAAAAATCACCGATCGGCACAAGCATAACATTGGGCTCGTAAAGCTCACCAATTAGCTTCATGTCCGAGAAAAGCCCGGTGTCGCCTGTATGGTAAACCTTCACGTCGTCCATATCGACAACAAAGCCTACCGGGGATCCACTGCTTATGATCTCCCCTCTTTCGTCCTCAAAATCCGCTGAATGCAAAGCTGGAACCATTGTTATGCGAACTCCAGAAGAGTAGGCACTTCCGCCGATGTTCATTCCCATTGTCTCAATGTCTCTCTTCGCAAGGATCCTTGAAAGCTCGTGAATGCAGATCACAAGTGCTTTGTTTCTTTTTGCGATCTCAACAGTGTCTCCAAGGTGATCGCCGTGTCCATGCGTTACGAGTATGACATCAGCGACTATTTCTTCAGCACTAACGGGAGCCTTTGGATTTCCAGTAATGAATGGATCTATGAGGACTTTTTTACTGCCATCAATCAGAAAAGCTGAATGACCAAGCCATACGATCTTCATAGGGTTAGATCTCAACCAGAAAATTTAGTCTTTTCGGTGCCAAAGCTAATAAATATCAAAAGCTATAGTCAACATGCTCTTTGACGACATCGGCAGTTTTCCCCTGCCCGCGGGAATAAGCAGAGAATGGGTTGAGAAGAATTTTCAAAGCAGGGAATACGAGGAAATGGTTCAAAGGGCATTTTTAATGAAAGCAAAATTCGTGGAAGTGCCAAATTATCCCCAGTTTCGAGACATGGTAAAGATGTTCCTTGAGCCAATCAAAAATCCCGAATTTCAGGATGACGCTTACCTGATCTCCGAGAAGGAAGCCATAATTCCTGAAGTTGAATTTGTTGAAAAGATCAAAGTTGAAAGGCTCAGGGTTTGCATCACAGGGGTTTTTGAGCTCTACTATCGGGAATTCGGGGGCAAAATTTACGAAGACGTTTTGGAGAACCTTGCAAAGTCCGTTTACAGATTTGCAAAAAATGCGCTCAGATACGAGAACGTCGTTTGCATAAGCTTCGACGAACCCAGCCTTGGAGTTGTTCCAGACTTACAGCCAAGCAAGGAGTTGATCGAAAATACTTATGGCTTCAGGCTTAACGTGGACACGCAGGTGCATTTGCATGAACCCCTTTTCTACGATCGATTCTCTGAGACTGGAATTAAGGTAATTGGCATCGAAACCGCTCGAGATCCGAAGAAAATGGAAGCCATTGATCCCGAAGTGCTCCAGAGTGCGGATAAAAAGCTCAGAATTGGGGTTGCAAGGACGGACATAGACTGCATAATTTCAGAGTTCAATGCGATGCACAACGTAAACGCTTGGAAAGATGAAGAGCTTTCTTTGCTCGCAATCGAGGAATTTGAGCCCGCAAGCAAAATTTCAGAAAGAATAAAGCTTGCAAAAGAGAAGTTTGGAGAGCTTATCAGCTACATTGGTCCAGATTGTGGGCTTTTCTCGTTTCCAACGCAAAAAACCGCATTGAAGCTTCTTGAAAACATCAAAAAGGCGAAGGAACTATGGACTATTTGATCTACTTTCTAAAGTGCTTTCTAACATTTTTCGTGATCGTAGACCCACCCGGGAATTTGCCATTCTTTATAGGACTAACTGAGAGGTTCAGAGAAGAGCTCAGAGAGAGAATTTCGAAGAGAATGACGATCATAGCCCTAACAATTCTGCTTGTGACAACAGTCTCTGGTGGCTTAATACTCGAGTTCTTCCATGTCTCAATAAACAGCTTAAGAATTGCAGGCGGAATTTTACTTTTCATAATCTCGGTTGACATACTCCTCGGCAGAGTTGGAAGGGAGCAATATCAAAGAAAAGCCAAAGAGAGTGCGGAAGTTGACTCAATCGCAATATTTCCACTCGCTTTACCTTTATACACAGGCCCTGGAGCAATAACAGCTGGAATAGTAATGTATTCTCAGGCTTCGGATTTTGTGTCGAAGCTGATCGTTGTAGCAAGTGCGATCCTTGTTTACGCGATCGTTAGGCTAAGCCACATTTATAGTGGGTGGCTAATAAAATTGCTCGGCAAAAGCGGTGCGGACATAATTGCAAAGCTCCTTGCGATCTTCCTCGCTGCTATAGGTGTTGAATTCGTTATAGAAGGTGTTAAGAGCGAGTTTGCCTGATCAAAATTTTGCATTGCTCTCCGCAGGTTGGCAAAGCTTCAATTCGCATTCCAAAAGCTGAAAAGAAACCTTCAATATAGCCCTTGCAAATTCTCGCTGATTTAACCTGCTCCAAGATATTTACTGGGCAGGAAAGAAAGACAATTTCTTCACCTTTCTGTTCAATCCTTGTTCCCGAGATCATCGACAAAAACTTTGCAATCTCCCTGAAATCCTTAAGTTTCAAATTCCGCATGACCTCTCTCCCCTTCTCTTCTCCGTATTCAAAAGCCATTTTATAGACTTCTTCCCCACATTTTTCGCTCAAAGTATTAACTAACCTAAAAGCAAGTATCGGTCTGGTTTTTGAGAGCTTGATCAGTCTCCACTTCTGAGCAATTATTTCCTCTTTCATCCTCTCACTGTCGAGTAGTAGATCGCCGAGATCCCGCAGATCTGAAAGATTATGCCCAGTAAATACATGAGCTCAGAAAGAGCCATGGCAAACGCCAGAACTGGCAAGGCTCCGCCAATAACGAGCGTGAAGAAACCAAAGCTCAGTAAAAGCAAAAACTTCTGCTTGGTTCTATGATAGGCATTGTAAACCTGCAGTATCAACGCACCGCCCAAAAGTAAGAATGCCGAAGTCAGAATAAAAAGATAGGTCTGCAGAAACTCACTCATTTTACCACCTCAGGCTTCCAGGCGGTTTCCTTAATCCTCTTTGTTGCAACTATGCACTCAACCATCAAAACCCCCTCCATCGATGAAATCCTGTTGGTGATCTCACTTATTTCTTCAATGCTCCCTCCCCTTATTTTTAGCAGAAAATTAAAGTTGCCAAAGGTCTGGTAAAGCTCTATAACTTCGGGTAGATCTTTTAACGACTCCACGATCTTCTTCGGCTCACTTACGCTAACAAGAAGAAAAGCGGTGATTTGATTGAACTTTTCAGGGTTCAATATAACTGTGTATCTTTCGATAATATCCTTTTCAAGCTTCCTGATTCGTTTATGAATGCTTGAAACAGATAAACCAAGCTCATTAGCAAGCTCATGAAGGGTTTTTCTGGAGTCCTCGACAAGCAAAGATATCAGCTTTATATCTTTTTCATCCATGGTTAAAATTTGCACCCATAATGATAAACTTTTCGCCTATTGCAATTTAGTCTTTTCTGAGAGCACTGAAGATCTTGGCATTTCCGCTTTCAAAAACTTTTTCAAAGCATTTCTCAATAGCCAATTCAGAGCCAAAAAGTCTTCTTTCTTCGTAGCCAAAAAATACGTAGGAGACGTTGTATTTTTCCAAAATTCTTGTCATTTCATTGCAGTCCTTTGAAGTGTAAAATTCCCTCACATCGCTTGCCCTCTCAGCTATTGCACTGTAATTTCTTCTCCACTGAAACTCGTGCCCAGTCCATGCGACAACTGTCGGATTTCCCGTAAAAACCGCAACCCTTCCGCCATACTGGTATGCACAGTAGTAGCCATGGGTGCAACCTTCTTCGATGATTACTCCATCCTTTTCCTTCAGCCACTGAAGTGCCTCATATTCTCCATAGTGCTTAGTAAAGCCCATTCCATCAAGCGTGAATTCTGCATAAGAATAATTGTATCTCAGCGGAGTTGCAACGAGCGGATAAACAAGGCTTGCAATGAGCAATACTGCCACGATCAGCTTCGCCTCTCGCCTTAAATCTTCAATTTTTAGCTTCATAACTGCTCCGATCGCAAGTAGAATCCATGCACAGAGGTAAAATTTAAACACTGTGTTCAGTCTTGAGTCAATAGCAACGAATTCTGGTAAAATAAAGCATATTACGGCAGTGAGGACCAAAGCAGAAGCTCCATCTCTTTTGTAAACTCCGTAAGCAGAGCAAACAAGCAGAGGAATTAAAACTGGCAGGATTGGGCTAAGGAAGTAGAATGGCAGAGCAATTGGAATTGAATAAAATAGCGTTTTTTTGTCTGAAATTAAGTAGACCAAATAAGCCAAAATTAGAAGGGTGGCGGAATAGCCAAGAAACTCAAGCAAAGCGCTCTTCTCAACTGAAAAAACGATTTCAGTCTTTGGCAGATTCATCGTGGTGTAGTAAAACGCAACCAAAGGCAATGAAACCAGAGAATAAATAAGAATGTTTCTGTCTCTACTTGAGAGAGCATAAACGATCGAGAGCAAGAGCATTATCGGGTAATCCCAAGAGTTGGTGGCAAAGATTGCAAAGAGGGTTAATGGCAAAAGCACTCGAATTCTTTTTTCATTCAAAAGCAATAAGGAAACAAAAAAGATCTTCATGGGGATTGCAAACACATGAGCATGGAGATCAGCGTGAATGAAGCTGAAATATGGAAACTCGTTTATTGTGCCCTCAATCACCCTCGTTGAATTCCAGTAATAAAGGAAGTCCAAGCCCCCTGAGAAAGGTCTCTGGAGTAAATCTACGAAGGAATAGGCGTTCCCAGAAAAAGCGACGAAGATCATTGCAATTAAAGCGATCTTACGATTGCTCTCGAAAATTCCATAAACAAGCAGCGCGGTGTATGCGGGAATTGCTGCCACTGCAATGTTGTATCCAATCTCAGGTGGGGCAAATGAGAGCAGTATAATTCCAGCGCCAAGCACGTGCCCGAAGTAGTAGTAGCAGTTGAGCTTTTCGTTTGCAAAAAAAGGATCGTTCGGCGGTAAGTTTGGGGACTTCAGAATTGAATTCATAAAAGCCATGTCCATAAACTTTTCAGCGTCGAAAATGCTTGGGTTTAGAAAACGAAGAAAGATAAAGAAAAAGAAGACGCAAGCGAAGATCGTTTCGCTTTTATCCAAGCTGAGCCTGTATTTCGAATAAATGAGATAGGCTAAAAGAAGTATGGTTAATATTAAAATAGCGTAAAAGACAACTTTAAAGGCGATTAGGTGTCCAAGAAAGAAGGAAGTGAGGGTGAGCAGAAAAATAGAGGCAAATCTGGCAACTGAAAATTTTAGGAATTTGAGAAATGGAAGTGTGATCAGAAGAGAGAGAAGATAGAAAACTATTGCGTAAAAAAAGCTCAACCCCTCACCTCCCTAAGGCTCAAATTCAGCATGGAGAGGGCGAGCATTCCAAGAATGACTGTTAAGACGTTCTTCAGAGCATGGTCAACAAAGGCGATTGTGAATGCTATTGAGTAGGGCTGAGAGAGCCCGATGATTGCGGTTAAAGCCAGCTCGTATGTGCCAATTCCGCCAGGGGTTATGGGGATTGCCTTAACAATATTGCCGATCGCAACCGCAAGAGCTATAACGAAAAAGTTAACACCACCGAAGCTTAACGATATGAAGTAGCAAACGAAGATGTCTGAAAGCCAGAGCAGTGAAGAAAGGGCAAATAAAATTACCCCGCCTGAGGGATTTAAAGCCATTTTAGCCCTTTCCATGATCCTTCCAACGAAATTCTGCATTCTCGAAAGGATCAGAATTGCTAAGATTATGAGGATTGCAAAAGCCAAGCCATAGATTGGTTCCAAGTTTCTTGTGCCGAGGTAGAATGAGCAAAAGAATGCAATTACTGCAACCGAGATTATGTCAAAAAACCTCTCTACCGCTACGCCACCAAGAGAACAGGTATAACTAACCCCAGATCTTTTGAAAACGTAAGCTCTCGCGAGATCTCCAAGCCTTATGGGGGTTATCACATTCACAGTCTGACCAATGCTAACAGCAAGAGCCGAGAAACCAGTTGAAGTCTTTTCTCCGAGCTTTTCGACAACATATTTGAATCTGAACCCTCTTAGGAGAAATGAAAGAACGTAAAAGAACGTTGCGAGTCCAATGAACTCGGGTTTGATTAAGAATAGGCTTTCAACAAAGCTTTGAATACCCGCGGTAAAGATCAGGAATAAAAGGATCGAAACAGCCAGAATTGTTGTAAAGACAAAGAATTTACGGGATCTTGCAAGATCTTCCGATAACATCCGTAAAATCTGGAAAAACATGTAAAGAACGTCCTTTTTGAAGCGAACCTTTGTCTCCCCACCATGTTCCCAAATCACTGGGATCTCCTTTACCTTATAGCCCTTTTTCTGGGCTAAAACGAGCACTTCAGTGTCCCAGAACCAGTGTGTGTCCTTAGCAAGTGCACCAATCTCAAGAATTACATCTTTTTTGAAGGCCTTGAAGCCACATTGATGATCATGGAGCTTTGAGCCAAGCAAAAGCCTAACGAGAAGATTGTAAGCTTTTGACGCAAGATCCCTCTTCAAAGGTCTCTTTGCCTTGCTTTCCTTCATGAGCCGTGAGCCAGTGGCAATGTCGTAGCCTTCGACAATGGCGGAAACGATCTCCTTAAGATGCCTGAGATCGGTCGACAGATCAACATCCATGTAAACAACCACATCGCCAGAGCAATTTCTAAAGGCGTTCATCAACGCTTTGCCTCTGCCAAGCCTTTGATCAGAATGCAGATGCTTAACTCTTGGGTTCTTTTCGGCTATCTCCTTTGCGATCTTGTCTGTGCCATCGGTGGAGCCATCTTCGGCTATTACGATCTCGTAGTCGTAACCCAAGGCTTTCGCATGCTCCTCTATTTTCTCAACCGCATTTCTCAGCCTTTTCGCTTCATTATAGGCTGGAAGGACTATGCTTACCTTCATTTTTCCCCCTCGGTCTGTAAACACAGCAGGGCTCTTCAGCAAGGTAATCTCCAGTCATGGCATAAGCTCTCGCCCTGCTTCCACCACAAATAGATCGGAATTCGCAGATCCCGCATTTACCTTTAAGATTGTTCGGATCTCTCAATTTAACGAAGATCTCAGAGTTTCTGTAAATTTCCTCTACTCTCTTCTCTCTAACATTGCCAGCGGAGATCTGAAGGAAACCGCTCGGATAAATTTCGCCAACGTGACTTATAAAGAACATTCCT is a window encoding:
- a CDS encoding lysylphosphatidylglycerol synthase domain-containing protein, whose translation is MKVSIVLPAYNEAKRLRNAVEKIEEHAKALGYDYEIVIAEDGSTDGTDKIAKEIAEKNPRVKHLHSDQRLGRGKALMNAFRNCSGDVVVYMDVDLSTDLRHLKEIVSAIVEGYDIATGSRLMKESKAKRPLKRDLASKAYNLLVRLLLGSKLHDHQCGFKAFKKDVILEIGALAKDTHWFWDTEVLVLAQKKGYKVKEIPVIWEHGGETKVRFKKDVLYMFFQILRMLSEDLARSRKFFVFTTILAVSILLFLIFTAGIQSFVESLFLIKPEFIGLATFFYVLSFLLRGFRFKYVVEKLGEKTSTGFSALAVSIGQTVNVITPIRLGDLARAYVFKRSGVSYTCSLGGVAVERFFDIISVAVIAFFCSFYLGTRNLEPIYGLAFAILIILAILILSRMQNFVGRIMERAKMALNPSGGVILFALSSLLWLSDIFVCYFISLSFGGVNFFVIALAVAIGNIVKAIPITPGGIGTYELALTAIIGLSQPYSIAFTIAFVDHALKNVLTVILGMLALSMLNLSLREVRG
- a CDS encoding 5-methyltetrahydropteroyltriglutamate--homocysteine methyltransferase, producing MLFDDIGSFPLPAGISREWVEKNFQSREYEEMVQRAFLMKAKFVEVPNYPQFRDMVKMFLEPIKNPEFQDDAYLISEKEAIIPEVEFVEKIKVERLRVCITGVFELYYREFGGKIYEDVLENLAKSVYRFAKNALRYENVVCISFDEPSLGVVPDLQPSKELIENTYGFRLNVDTQVHLHEPLFYDRFSETGIKVIGIETARDPKKMEAIDPEVLQSADKKLRIGVARTDIDCIISEFNAMHNVNAWKDEELSLLAIEEFEPASKISERIKLAKEKFGELISYIGPDCGLFSFPTQKTALKLLENIKKAKELWTI
- a CDS encoding metal-dependent hydrolase, with product MKIVWLGHSAFLIDGSKKVLIDPFITGNPKAPVSAEEIVADVILVTHGHGDHLGDTVEIAKRNKALVICIHELSRILAKRDIETMGMNIGGSAYSSGVRITMVPALHSADFEDERGEIISSGSPVGFVVDMDDVKVYHTGDTGLFSDMKLIGELYEPNVMLVPIGDFYTMGIKEAVKAVELVKPKVAIPMHYGTFPLIDTDPMEFKRLAEKFCKVVVLKPGEAYEC
- a CDS encoding Lrp/AsnC family transcriptional regulator; this encodes MDEKDIKLISLLVEDSRKTLHELANELGLSVSSIHKRIRKLEKDIIERYTVILNPEKFNQITAFLLVSVSEPKKIVESLKDLPEVIELYQTFGNFNFLLKIRGGSIEEISEITNRISSMEGVLMVECIVATKRIKETAWKPEVVK
- a CDS encoding DUF2298 domain-containing protein; translation: MSFFYAIVFYLLSLLITLPFLKFLKFSVARFASIFLLTLTSFFLGHLIAFKVVFYAILILTILLLAYLIYSKYRLSLDKSETIFACVFFFFIFLRFLNPSIFDAEKFMDMAFMNSILKSPNLPPNDPFFANEKLNCYYYFGHVLGAGIILLSFAPPEIGYNIAVAAIPAYTALLVYGIFESNRKIALIAMIFVAFSGNAYSFVDLLQRPFSGGLDFLYYWNSTRVIEGTINEFPYFSFIHADLHAHVFAIPMKIFFVSLLLLNEKRIRVLLPLTLFAIFATNSWDYPIMLLLSIVYALSSRDRNILIYSLVSLPLVAFYYTTMNLPKTEIVFSVEKSALLEFLGYSATLLILAYLVYLISDKKTLFYSIPIALPFYFLSPILPVLIPLLVCSAYGVYKRDGASALVLTAVICFILPEFVAIDSRLNTVFKFYLCAWILLAIGAVMKLKIEDLRREAKLIVAVLLIASLVYPLVATPLRYNYSYAEFTLDGMGFTKHYGEYEALQWLKEKDGVIIEEGCTHGYYCAYQYGGRVAVFTGNPTVVAWTGHEFQWRRNYSAIAERASDVREFYTSKDCNEMTRILEKYNVSYVFFGYEERRLFGSELAIEKCFEKVFESGNAKIFSALRKD
- a CDS encoding bifunctional 5,6,7,8-tetrahydromethanopterin hydro-lyase/3-hexulose-6-phosphate synthase, whose translation is MEFRVGEALIGEGYEVAHVDLLIGTKDSPVASAFANALATLSAGHTPLLAVLRPNLITKPPTVIVPKVTVKNMEQAELIFGPAQAAVAKAVADAVEEGYIPKEKADDYLIIASVFIHPLAKNKHKIYYYNYGATKLAIKRAMQNFPDVNTMLYEKDRSYHPFVGRKLTKLWDPPYLQIALDIPDLEEVLSILSQIPESDHIIFEVGTPLVKKYGSEVILKLREVKPDAFFILDLKTLDVGNLEARMAADATANAVVISGLAPISTIVKGINEAKKTGMLAVVDMLNVEDPVKRMEQISKEVLPDVVELHRAIDNEQSIPPWSLAKEIKSFKVLVAVAGGIKPENLAEVISAGADIVVVGRAITKARDVEGAVRRFMAHLKPDTDQFRIMTDF
- a CDS encoding NAAT family transporter codes for the protein MDYLIYFLKCFLTFFVIVDPPGNLPFFIGLTERFREELRERISKRMTIIALTILLVTTVSGGLILEFFHVSINSLRIAGGILLFIISVDILLGRVGREQYQRKAKESAEVDSIAIFPLALPLYTGPGAITAGIVMYSQASDFVSKLIVVASAILVYAIVRLSHIYSGWLIKLLGKSGADIIAKLLAIFLAAIGVEFVIEGVKSEFA
- a CDS encoding DHH family phosphoesterase, with translation MGSLIARALELAELVKKQREVLVVTHIDADGITAGAIALGALKRIGIEVEIRFLKQLDKKEVEKIADTGKFVWFTDLGSGQLSMLKELDFVITDHHIPEYKSQRQLNPHDFALDGSIEMSGAMATFLVASRMLPSARLGALAVVGSVGDLQDSKFGKLVGLNRKIAEKLVGKSIEICRDLRFFGKQTRPIAKMLEYNTDPLIPGLSGSEGSCVRFLSELGIDPWVKWIELSLEDKKRIVSALVRHCMSLGVSYEEIKRMAGECYILLHEEEGSEKRDAMEFSTLLNATARYEEADVGLRVCFGDEKAFSRARTLLQNHRKNLSEGLKLVEEIGIKELKNIQFFHAGKEIRDTIVGIVAGMSLVKNPKKPIVAFAENEEGIKVSARANYKLVEKGLNLGKAIRIAAERVGGSGGGHSVAAGALIPQGTEEKFLEFFDNLVGEQLND
- a CDS encoding ATP/GTP-binding protein, which encodes MEQIVVYFIGIAGSGKSYLTKAFAEWLDSLKAQCMRINLDPGADYVPYPADIDVREWFTLEDIMQKYNVGPNGAQIIASDLLVTLIDEIKYEIDLSQPDFILIDTPGQMEIFTVRESSKLILEALGRNRSVMVFLFDPVVSKTPFGFLSQLFMANSAVFRLEIPQIPVLSKADTLRDDEVERIIRWSSDLDYLSSFIEAKTLSVELLRTLKESGLFRPLVAVSAVKGYGMEDIYDGIQELFYGGEDLERVLF
- the tpiA gene encoding triose-phosphate isomerase → MIFINFKAYREGFGKNALELAKIAEKVAERSGVYIAVAVNHLDLPVIAKSVCIDVFAQHIDAVEFGSYTGAVNAEMIKEYGAKGSLINHSERRLKLADIDFCVSKLKKLNMTSIVCTNNVATTAAVSALKPDFVAVEPPELIGSGIAVSKAEPEVVERAVASAKKICKEVKVLCGAGITKHEDYVRALELGADGVLLASGVVRAKDQKKALEELVGLS